GTGTTACAGTCAGCATTTTGGTATGGACTTGTTGTCCATTTCAGGATTTATCCTATAATTTACTCTATTCCTATAATCCTGGTTCTTGATCCGAACTTCTTCCCATCTAATCAGAAACCTGTCCTAAGGAACTGGAGTGCTGTTCAAGGAGAGAGACCCAAAGATGGAAGTGGCTTGCATACTTTACACAATCTATTTAAAAGCATATTCACGTGGAACAGGGTGATATTTGGACTGGTCTCAGGATTGGTTTTCCTCTTTTGTACTGGTCTTTTCTACTGTTTATATGAGTGGGAATTCCTACACGAGGCTCTGTTGTACCATCTTACTAGAACTGATCCAAGGCATAACTTCTCCATCTATTTCTATCACATATATCTTCATTATGGGTATGATACTTCAGTGGTGGAAAAGCTTATCTCCTTTTTGCCCCAATTTTTGGTTCAGCTGGTTCTTATCTTCTGCTTTGCTCAAGATTTGCCATTTTGCATATTTGTGCAGACCGTGGCCTTTGTGGCATTCAATAAGGTTTGTCAagttacatttaattaaagtcCCGCTTGTGGACTTAAGAGAATCAGATTGTTTATTTCAAGCAGAGTCATATCTGTAGTGGAGGCTTGGAGGCCTTTTGGTTATGGCCCCTTTTGCATGTTTCcttatattataaaacatcTGGTTTCTGTATATTTTGCAGGTGATTACAGCCCAGTATTTTGTTTGGTTCTTTTGCTTGTTGCCCCTAATACTTCCTTGGAGTAAAATGAAACTTAGATGGGATGGGTTATCTTGCATTCTTTTGTGGATTGGGGCTCAGACCCATTGGTTGATGTGGGGCTACCTGCTTGAGTTCAAGGGTAAAAATGTCTTCTTGCAGCTTTGGGCAGCAAGCTTACTGTTTCTAGCAGCCAACATATACATCCTTGTCATGATTATTCGTAACCATAGATATGCTTCAGTTTTCAAAGCTTTAGAGTATGCTAACTCCAAGAATGCAGCTAAGCTTGAGTGAGTGACCTTGACGCAAAATGATTTCAATTCAATTGTTATTCTTGTGCTTATTACATGTTGCCCTCTTCTGTTTTTGGAAGTTAACATTGCAAATTCATGACTGCTGTTGAAGTTGAGAACCAACAATCATGTCAAAATTCGTggactattatattttaaacgtGAAAACAAATTGGTGAAATCGATGTATTCTTGTTATGTTAAtcctgtaattttttttttcaatgcatTATCTTAATCAATGGATATGTTTTTATCTTAATCAATGGATATGTTTTTTATCGCTGTCAGCCTTTTGTTATTGATCTGAACTTGTAGAATTGACCTTAAGATCTTTCGAGAAATCtcctttttctcctttgctGTATTTGAAAACATGTCACTTACAAATTGATGTTTAATCAAGGGTCAAAATTCCTGTCAAGTAACCCCTGAAGCTGAACTAGTTTTAAGGACCAAACTTGTCCACTGGTTTTATCCCTAAATCTAGACGGTAGGGCCAGTTCATCTGATTGTAAGGAGTCAAGGAGAAAGAGTAATTTACATAAAGCATCAGAACGTCCTAATGGTTAAATTGACAGGATCGTTGGAAATAGAGCAgttgttgaatatattattaGTTCTAGCATAACAGAGATATAGATTTTTAAGAGTAAAGAAGCCAATAGGAAGCATGACAAAAACTTGCATATCAAACCAACAGCTAATGTTCTTCAGGCATCAATTGCATACTCCTCCGACATTTTCTTGATTACTGGAAAATGTAATACATTGCCAAACTTTACCCAAACAAACATGCTAGACGAGAATTGTCATGAAATGAAGATAAAAGGATGTTGGTATCAGAGGTGTACCATGTGAGATGTGGTGTACCTAAACAACATCAAATCATTGCTCTTCGAATTTATTACTGCTTTAAAGGGTATCTGAGATTCGTCAACTACAACCTGTAAAAAAGGCGAGGGATGTTTTCATTTGGGAATTTGCGTGCTGGTCCTTAGTGTTGTGAGGCTTAGGCAAAGGTTAGTCGAAATGAGACCACACGTTGAGATGAAGCCACACAAAAAATCTTAGTGGCCAAACTTCATGGCTCATTTTGCAAACATTCTGCCAGCCTTCTGATGCTGAAGAAGATTGTATCTGGCAAAGTGTGGTGAGGTTAGAAACATGGGATTCGTTGGGGTCCTGTTTCTGTAAGGCTGAGGTTTTCTAATGTTGAAACCCTAGAGGCCTAAGGTATGGTAAGACTAAGGTTGTCTTTTGGCCATTGGAGCAAAGTCAGATTAGACAAATGGCAACCACCTCCAATGCCAAAAAGGTACCATGGCTCCTGCAGTTACACATATTTTTGGACCAACTGGTTGGtatcaatatgtttttttttttatgttttattggtGTATATGACCATAGTAGTCCCTAATTTATGTGGTGAGTTAACTATATACTACTAAACTAATGAGTG
This genomic window from Vigna radiata var. radiata cultivar VC1973A unplaced genomic scaffold, Vradiata_ver6 scaffold_966, whole genome shotgun sequence contains:
- the LOC106778639 gene encoding GPI mannosyltransferase 1-like, with product IYPIIYSIPIILVLDPNFFPSNQKPVLRNWSAVQGERPKDGSGLHTLHNLFKSIFTWNRVIFGLVSGLVFLFCTGLFYCLYEWEFLHEALLYHLTRTDPRHNFSIYFYHIYLHYGYDTSVVEKLISFLPQFLVQLVLIFCFAQDLPFCIFVQTVAFVAFNKVITAQYFVWFFCLLPLILPWSKMKLRWDGLSCILLWIGAQTHWLMWGYLLEFKGKNVFLQLWAASLLFLAANIYILVMIIRNHRYASVFKALEYANSKNAAKLE